One window of Gloeothece citriformis PCC 7424 genomic DNA carries:
- a CDS encoding DUF2079 domain-containing protein, with the protein MKTLPKLDPKKYLVPSSLGKIIALTSLILFISSSVRHILFQSNALDLGWFDQAVYLISQGKPPIVSFVDFHILGDHAAFLFYPIALFYKIYPSVYWLFIIQAIALALGAIPVWQLAIHSGLKNNQATALAIVYLLYPLIFNINLFDFHLDVIAVPAILWGVLAARLGYVGWFCVAIVIILGCKAILSLTVVAMGLWLLIGEKNRICGTIAIVTGIAWFMIATQIIIPFFTGTDAAVQMADERYSYLGDSLGEIALNLFLKPQLVLSKLFTLANLEYLILLFIPLIWGLYPRYLTPLIAAIPPLGLNLITDYTAQKNLTHQYSLPILPFLILAVIASLSHGKGWIKKPKWMIVWSIVGFLALAKYGYFSSLYLKSLDTWQATREAIALVNTKGGVLTTSPIAPHLTHRPLIKLAIAGSESINLNQFDYILLNKRHPGWSSSPELVSNFIDQVQQNPDFKLTYERDEIFLFKKSQQ; encoded by the coding sequence ATGAAAACATTACCCAAATTAGATCCCAAAAAATACTTAGTTCCTTCTTCTTTAGGAAAAATCATTGCTCTAACCAGTCTAATTTTGTTTATTTCTAGTAGTGTTAGACATATTTTATTCCAATCTAATGCTTTAGATTTAGGATGGTTTGATCAAGCGGTTTATCTCATTAGTCAGGGAAAACCTCCTATTGTTTCTTTTGTAGATTTTCATATTTTAGGAGATCATGCTGCCTTTCTTTTTTATCCCATCGCCTTATTCTATAAAATTTATCCTAGTGTCTATTGGTTATTTATTATACAAGCGATCGCTCTTGCTTTAGGAGCAATACCTGTATGGCAACTGGCGATACATTCAGGATTAAAAAACAATCAAGCTACCGCTTTAGCTATCGTTTATTTACTTTATCCCCTAATTTTTAATATTAATTTATTTGACTTTCATTTAGATGTAATTGCTGTCCCCGCTATTTTATGGGGAGTATTAGCGGCCAGGTTAGGATATGTGGGATGGTTTTGTGTCGCTATTGTGATTATTCTCGGTTGTAAAGCTATTTTATCTTTAACCGTTGTTGCAATGGGATTATGGTTATTGATAGGAGAAAAAAACCGCATTTGTGGCACAATTGCCATTGTTACAGGAATAGCTTGGTTTATGATTGCGACTCAAATTATTATTCCCTTTTTTACCGGTACAGATGCGGCGGTACAAATGGCCGATGAACGCTATAGTTATCTGGGAGACTCATTAGGAGAAATTGCCTTAAACTTATTCCTTAAACCCCAGTTAGTATTGAGTAAACTATTTACCTTAGCTAATTTAGAATATTTAATCTTACTATTTATTCCTCTCATTTGGGGACTTTACCCCCGTTATTTAACCCCTTTAATTGCTGCCATTCCCCCGTTAGGATTAAACTTAATTACCGACTATACAGCACAAAAAAATTTAACCCATCAATATTCTTTACCCATACTTCCTTTTTTAATATTAGCCGTTATCGCTAGTTTATCTCATGGAAAAGGATGGATCAAAAAACCCAAATGGATGATAGTTTGGTCAATAGTCGGATTTCTCGCCTTAGCAAAATACGGTTACTTTAGCTCATTATACTTAAAATCTTTAGATACTTGGCAAGCCACCAGAGAAGCGATCGCCTTAGTCAACACCAAAGGAGGAGTATTAACCACCTCTCCTATTGCACCCCATTTAACCCATCGTCCTCTCATTAAACTAGCGATCGCCGGTTCAGAATCTATAAACTTAAATCAATTTGATTACATATTATTAAATAAAAGACATCCCGGTTGGTCAAGTTCGCCAGAATTAGTGAGCAATTTTATCGATCAAGTGCAACAAAACCCAGACTTTAAACTAACCTATGAACGAGACGAAATCTTTTTATTTAAAAAATCTCAACAATAG
- a CDS encoding DUF2252 domain-containing protein — protein MKQLNPSLNHPRLSAFICGQILKKICFILALIISLTLISYPSLADSSRSNIIIDTIQNKNKTLFQTDPNLLTYKYCKMAESDSPFPFYRATNYLFWQDLAKNNQLKQFGNNKTKIWLSGDLHVDNFGVFNNDLDEIVFDINDFDESIIGDYQYDIWRMATSIVLVARDNQLSPKDQETLVDAFTESYLDTLAAYRGNDDELKTYFTQNNTEGEIKKILKKAKELTRQDLLDKWVDSQENPVGFKLIEGKIEKADQEEEIKKAIEAYSQTLSNKLNSNPNYFQVKSVVKRVGAGLGSLGVPRYYVLIEGKSKAEDDDIILDVKLQSKPTAYEYLSLEDQENYDSHFKQDAERHAVAYRALTKHTDDYLGGMKLSDGYYSVRELSPYKKSLNTEKLNDQSSFAEVAEQWGKILATDHASADKDFDPVFVAYSLDKQVDELTKGHHQEFRELVKEVAFEYADQVKQDYDIFVKELKPKNCPVE, from the coding sequence ATGAAACAACTTAACCCATCCTTAAATCATCCGCGTTTATCCGCGTTCATCTGCGGACAAATCTTAAAAAAAATATGCTTTATACTAGCACTAATTATCAGCCTAACACTTATATCTTATCCATCCTTAGCCGACAGTAGTCGAAGTAATATTATTATAGATACAATCCAAAATAAAAATAAAACCCTGTTCCAAACCGATCCAAACTTATTAACTTATAAATATTGTAAAATGGCGGAATCAGATTCACCTTTCCCCTTTTATAGAGCTACAAACTATCTGTTTTGGCAAGATTTAGCTAAAAATAACCAATTAAAGCAGTTTGGGAATAATAAAACAAAAATTTGGCTTTCTGGAGATCTTCATGTTGATAACTTTGGCGTATTTAATAATGATTTAGACGAAATAGTTTTTGATATTAATGACTTTGATGAATCCATAATAGGGGACTATCAATATGATATTTGGCGCATGGCAACCAGTATTGTATTAGTCGCCAGAGATAATCAACTATCCCCAAAAGATCAAGAAACTTTAGTAGATGCTTTTACAGAAAGTTATCTAGATACGTTAGCCGCTTATCGGGGTAATGATGACGAATTAAAGACTTATTTTACTCAAAACAATACAGAGGGAGAGATAAAAAAAATCCTGAAAAAAGCTAAAGAATTAACTCGTCAAGATTTATTAGATAAATGGGTAGACTCGCAAGAAAATCCCGTCGGTTTCAAACTCATAGAGGGAAAAATCGAGAAAGCAGATCAAGAAGAAGAAATTAAAAAAGCCATAGAAGCCTACAGTCAAACTTTGAGTAACAAACTGAATTCTAATCCTAACTATTTTCAAGTCAAATCAGTAGTCAAACGGGTAGGGGCTGGTTTAGGGTCTTTAGGAGTGCCTCGGTATTATGTATTAATTGAAGGAAAAAGTAAAGCCGAGGATGATGATATAATTTTAGATGTAAAATTACAGTCTAAACCAACAGCTTATGAATATTTAAGTCTTGAAGATCAGGAAAATTATGATAGTCATTTTAAACAAGATGCAGAACGTCATGCTGTTGCTTATCGGGCTTTAACGAAACATACTGATGATTATTTAGGGGGGATGAAATTATCGGATGGCTATTACTCAGTGAGAGAATTATCCCCTTACAAAAAATCTCTCAATACAGAAAAGTTAAATGATCAATCTAGTTTTGCGGAAGTTGCCGAACAATGGGGGAAAATTTTAGCGACAGACCACGCTAGCGCTGATAAAGATTTTGATCCTGTATTTGTTGCTTATTCTTTGGATAAACAAGTAGATGAATTGACGAAGGGTCATCATCAAGAATTTAGAGAGTTAGTCAAAGAGGTTGCCTTTGAGTATGCAGATCAGGTAAAACAGGATTATGATATCTTTGTTAAAGAGTTAAAACCTAAAAATTGTCCTGTAGAATAA
- the surE gene encoding 5'/3'-nucleotidase SurE, with protein MAIILTNDDGIDAPGIRALHKAVEDKGKSLIFAPKEQYSGCGHQVTTLKPIHLEKRSQTEYAVGGTPADCTRLAITQIVPEVKWVLSGINAGGNLGIDVYISGTVAAVREAAIHGIPGIAISHWIKRPLVIDWDVATCWTQRVLKELFNRPLPPNSFWNVNLPHLEPGSPDPEIVFCPLGIRPLQVNYRVEGELYYYHGEYAKRERISGDDVDVCFSGNISVTLIQL; from the coding sequence ATGGCTATAATTTTAACTAACGATGATGGGATAGATGCCCCTGGAATACGGGCATTACATAAGGCAGTAGAGGATAAAGGTAAAAGTCTTATTTTTGCCCCTAAAGAACAATATTCGGGTTGTGGTCATCAAGTCACTACTCTTAAACCTATACATTTAGAAAAGCGATCACAAACAGAGTATGCTGTAGGAGGGACACCGGCAGATTGTACTCGTTTAGCCATTACTCAAATTGTTCCGGAGGTAAAATGGGTTTTATCGGGGATTAATGCGGGGGGAAATTTAGGCATAGATGTATATATTTCGGGGACGGTTGCCGCAGTTAGGGAAGCCGCTATACATGGTATTCCGGGAATTGCTATTTCTCACTGGATTAAGCGCCCTTTAGTGATAGATTGGGATGTAGCAACTTGTTGGACACAAAGGGTATTAAAAGAATTATTTAATCGTCCCCTTCCTCCTAATAGTTTTTGGAATGTTAATTTACCTCATTTAGAACCCGGTTCACCCGACCCAGAAATTGTGTTTTGTCCGTTAGGAATTCGACCTTTACAAGTTAATTATCGAGTTGAGGGGGAGTTATATTATTATCACGGAGAATATGCTAAACGGGAACGCATTTCTGGGGATGATGTTGATGTGTGTTTTTCGGGGAATATTTCAGTAACCTTGATTCAACTTTAG
- a CDS encoding DUF29 domain-containing protein, whose protein sequence is MLYDTDYYLWTQQQAQALKEHNLNALDWENLREEIESLGKSEYAKVSSWLMRIIQHKLKIDYVAIPECLKHWNKEIISFQIKIKRHISPSMKNKLLNDLPELYADGVKLVLVDYEDVDLPEYCPYNLDELY, encoded by the coding sequence ATGCTTTATGACACCGATTATTACTTATGGACACAACAACAAGCCCAAGCCTTAAAAGAGCATAATTTAAACGCTTTGGACTGGGAGAATTTAAGGGAGGAGATAGAATCATTGGGAAAAAGTGAATATGCTAAAGTTAGTTCCTGGTTAATGAGGATAATTCAACATAAACTGAAAATAGATTATGTGGCAATTCCTGAATGTCTCAAGCATTGGAATAAGGAAATAATATCATTTCAAATTAAAATCAAACGCCATATTAGTCCTAGTATGAAAAATAAATTATTGAATGATTTACCGGAATTATATGCTGATGGGGTCAAACTGGTTTTAGTAGATTATGAAGATGTTGATTTACCTGAGTATTGCCCCTACAATTTAGATGAACTTTATTAA
- a CDS encoding DUF29 domain-containing protein, whose amino-acid sequence MKTKNIDLKTLYNTEYDQWLEEIIQQLKHRQVEDLDYENLIEELEALGRSEKSAVKSLLLQVMVHLMLYEFWEEERERNGNHWAGEIITFRVQLEDRLTTNLRNYLEEQLSSIYQNARLITQKKTGLTSLPEDCPYSLNELLEKTWFPKIN is encoded by the coding sequence ATGAAAACTAAAAATATTGATTTAAAAACACTTTATAATACTGAATATGACCAATGGTTAGAAGAAATAATACAACAGCTTAAACATCGTCAAGTAGAGGACTTAGACTATGAGAATTTGATAGAGGAGTTGGAAGCTTTGGGAAGGAGTGAGAAAAGTGCGGTTAAAAGTTTGCTGTTACAGGTGATGGTTCATTTAATGTTGTATGAGTTTTGGGAAGAGGAAAGAGAAAGAAATGGGAATCATTGGGCAGGAGAAATTATTACCTTTCGGGTTCAACTCGAAGATAGATTAACGACTAATTTACGGAACTATTTAGAGGAACAATTATCCTCAATTTACCAAAATGCACGCTTAATTACTCAGAAAAAAACCGGCTTGACTTCTCTTCCTGAAGATTGTCCTTATTCCCTTAATGAACTATTAGAAAAAACTTGGTTTCCTAAAATAAATTGA